AAGTCTACAACTTTTTCGGCGAATTTTTGGGAATGGATTAGTTACCAGTGAAGGAGAGTTTTGGCAGCGTCAGCGGCGATTAATGCAACCAGCTTTTTATAGAGAGCGAATTTTTGCCTATGGTGAGGTGATCGTTGACTACGCCCAACAGTTACTTGCTACATGGCAAGATAGCGAAACTCGGGATGTTCACGAAGAGATGATGGCGCTGACGCTGGAAATTGTAGCGAAGACACTGTTTGAAGCTGATGTGGAACAGCAGGTAAAAACGATAGGTACAGCGCTACAGGAAAGTATCGAGTATTTTGAGACGCGTAACAATAACCTGTTTTTATTTTTACTGCCCGAATGGTTTCCCACCAGAAAAAATTTGCGTTTTTTAAGGGCGGTAAAACAGTTAGATGAAATAGTTTACAATCTCATTCGCCAGCGACGCATAAGTGGTGAAGACAAGGGTGACTTGCTATCGATGCTACTGCAAGTTCAAGATGAAGATGGCATTGGTATGAGTGACCAACAAGTACGAGATGAAGTGATGACGTTGTTCATCGCAGGTCATGAAACCACTGCTTTAACAATGTCATGGACATTTTACTTGCTTTCGCAGTATCCCGAAGTTGAAGCCAAGTTAGTGCAGGAGTTGCAGAGTGTTTTAGGTGGGCGAATGCCTACCCTTGCTGACTTGCCCCAGTTACGTTATACAGAATGGGTAGTGATGGAGTCGATGCGGTTATACCCACCTGTTTGGGCATTAGGACGCACAGTTATGCAAGACTGTGAAATCGCTGGGTATCGGTTGCGTGCTGGTGACAGCGTAATTGTCAGCCAGTGGGTAATGCACCACGACCCCCGCTATTTTGACGATCCAGAAGTCTTGAAGCCAGAACGCTGGCAAGGGGATTTGGTGAAAAAACTACCAACATTTGCGTATTTTCCCTTTGGTGGTGGGCCAAGAATTTGCATTGGTAAATCCTTTGCAATGATGGAAGCAGTGCTACTGTTGGCAAGTATTGCTCAAAAATTCCGTTTAACACTAGTACCAGACCAAGATATTGTACCTTGGCCTGCTTTTACACTGCGTCCAAAATATGGGATAAAAATGTTACTAGCTC
Above is a genomic segment from Fischerella sp. JS2 containing:
- a CDS encoding cytochrome P450, producing the protein MVPVSKPKASPSYPPGPKGDFFFGILPEYSRDPLGFISKSAQEYGDVVYWKVGWFSLYQLNHPDHIQEVLVTKSNLFHKNRSLQLFRRIFGNGLVTSEGEFWQRQRRLMQPAFYRERIFAYGEVIVDYAQQLLATWQDSETRDVHEEMMALTLEIVAKTLFEADVEQQVKTIGTALQESIEYFETRNNNLFLFLLPEWFPTRKNLRFLRAVKQLDEIVYNLIRQRRISGEDKGDLLSMLLQVQDEDGIGMSDQQVRDEVMTLFIAGHETTALTMSWTFYLLSQYPEVEAKLVQELQSVLGGRMPTLADLPQLRYTEWVVMESMRLYPPVWALGRTVMQDCEIAGYRLRAGDSVIVSQWVMHHDPRYFDDPEVLKPERWQGDLVKKLPTFAYFPFGGGPRICIGKSFAMMEAVLLLASIAQKFRLTLVPDQDIVPWPAFTLRPKYGIKMLLAQR